The region GAAAGTACACCTACAATCGTATATAGATCGTTATCGAGGCGGAGGCTGCGGCCGAGGACGCCAGGATCAGCCCCATAAGAGCGGCGCCACAACGCATCGCTGATCACGACCACGGGTGCGAAACCGAGCGCGAAATCCTGGTGACCAAATAAGCGTCCTAGTTCGGGAGTGGCGCCGAGCATGGAAAAGTAGTTGGGAGAAACCTCCATCATTTCCAAGTGTTCGGGCTGTTTGGCGCCGGTCAAGTTTGTGGGGCCGTAAACGATGACACTCACATCTTCGAACACATTCGTCTGCGTTCTAAGATCGTCGAATTCCGGCACGGAAAACCGAACGCCCCGCAGTCCTACCCCTGGGTTGTTAAAGTAGATCCTTACAAGACGGTCGGGGTCGCGGAACGGAAGAGAACGAAGCAACACAGCGTTCACGATGCTGAAGATCGCCGTGTTGGCCCCCACGCCCAGAGCCAGCGTCAGGACTGCCACGATCGTGAAGGTGGGCTTCTTGACCAGCATGCGCAAACCATGTCGAACATCCTGAAGTAAAGTCCCCATGAAGACGCTCTTTTCGGTCAATACACAGACTCTTATTTGGTCACCCGTTTGCAGCGGTCCTATTTAGACCACGGCGGAACCACGCCGTTGCTGCGCGCGTACGCGATCGACTGCCCCAGATGCTCGTGTTGATCTTCGAGAATTAGCATCAGCGCGCCCTGCTTCGTCATGTCTCTTCCGAACAGTTTCACCGGCGCCTGCAGGTCGTTTTCGGAGAGTGCCGCAATCGCTTTTTGCAATTTGAGGTAAGAAGCCTTCAGAGCTTCCTGCATTTTCTCCGGATCGGTGATGGGCGCGGGCGATGCCCCAGTATTCGGTGTGCCCGAAAGCACGCCGGCGAGCAGGCCGTTCTCTTTAACGATCAGGTTGAAGACGTCGGCGACGGAGCGAACGCCCTGGGCGGGCTTCCAGTCGTACTTGCCCGACATAACGCGTGCGAGTCCGGTGAATTTGTCCGAAAGCGTTCCGGCATCTTTTGCGAAGGCGGCCTGCAATCCTGCCGGCTGCGACTGCGCCCCCGCCAACGGCACCATCAGAGCGACCACAAGCGCGCACACCCCGTACTGAGTCAGAATCTTCTTCATGTGGAAGTCAATCATGTGTCTCCAGGGTTTCCTAAACTTCTTGCTCTTTGTAAGGGAGGATCGACACGTTCCACAAGTTCATTATTATCACGATAATGTTGCCATTTACGCACGATTCTGCTATTCGTTGGGAGGAGGTTTTAGGAGTACTTTAGGAGGCTCCCTTGCTCGATGATTTACGCGCGCTCGTAGAGTTTGCCCAGGCCGGGTCCATTGCCGGTGCAGCCGATCGTCTATTGCGGACACCATCCGCTATAACCCGGCAACTGCAAAGGCTGGAGGCTGCATTGGGTGCTGAGTTGCTCGACCGCTCGGTAAAGCCGCCGCGCCTGAACTCGCTGGGCTCCAAGGTGCTTGAACAAGCGCGAGATCTGCTGCAGCGGGCGGAGGCGCTGAACTCTCTTGCGTCGCGCGACGCCGAACCTCACGGCCTCATGCGTATCGGGCTCGCGCATCCCCTCGCCGAGGGGACGCTTATCGAACCTATTCGGGCACTGACTGAAACATACCCCAAGGTCAGACTGCTGCTGTTGAGCGAGCGCACGCCCGAATTATTTAACCGGCTGATCGCGGGTGAGCTCGATGTT is a window of Verrucomicrobiia bacterium DNA encoding:
- a CDS encoding DinB family protein; this translates as MKKILTQYGVCALVVALMVPLAGAQSQPAGLQAAFAKDAGTLSDKFTGLARVMSGKYDWKPAQGVRSVADVFNLIVKENGLLAGVLSGTPNTGASPAPITDPEKMQEALKASYLKLQKAIAALSENDLQAPVKLFGRDMTKQGALMLILEDQHEHLGQSIAYARSNGVVPPWSK
- a CDS encoding LysR family transcriptional regulator produces the protein MLDDLRALVEFAQAGSIAGAADRLLRTPSAITRQLQRLEAALGAELLDRSVKPPRLNSLGSKVLEQARDLLQRAEALNSLASRDAEPHGLMRIGLAHPLAEGTLIEPIRALTETYPKVRLLLLSERTPELFNRLIAGELDVAVVPLPEGKTAPPTLLTNIIATDRIEIVQSAAGNIHNDWESLGRAPWMLNPPG